The following DNA comes from Peribacillus sp. FSL E2-0218.
ATAAACGGTAAAATGCTATAACACCCGATGGAGCAGTCGCTAATTTCACCAGGATGGCAGAAAACGAAACAGATGCCACCCCGATCGCCAACGCTGCATAGGGATTGATCTTTGGCATTTGCATACACGTTCCTCCTTTCAATTTGGATTATCTCTCGATGAACTCTATTCTACTATGTTAAAATCAGGGGAGTAAGCTTTTTTGAAAAAAGGGTATATGGAAACAGGTGGAACAACTGATCTTATTCTTCGATAATAGTTCGGAAGTGGTGAAACTACATGGAATGGACATTCGATCCTCAATCAGAACTGCAAATCCTTATCAAATTGGGGATTTCAGCTCTCCTTGGACTCATTATCGGGCTTGAGCGAGAAATGAAACGGAAGCCTGTTGGCTTAAAAACAAGCCTGGTCATTTCCATCGTCAGCTGTTTACTGACGATCGTTTCCATGGAATCCGCCTATAAGTTCCCCGGGAGTGACCACGTAAACATTACGATGGACCCTTTGCGGCTCGCCGCACAGATAGTATCCGGGGTCGGTTTCATCGGGGCAGGCGTCATTCTCCGCCGAGACAATAACAGCATATCCGGGTTAACGACCGCAGCCATCATTTGGGGAGCGGCCGGTATCGGGATTGCCGTTGGAGCCGGATTCTTTCTTGAAGCGATTGCCGGTGTCATCCTATTGATCATCAGCGTTGAATTGGTTCCTGCGATCGTCACTTGGCTCGGACCGATGAAATTACGGCAAAAGGAAATCTTCCTGCAGCTAGTGGTGCAAAATAAAGAAGACATTGCCGTCGTCCTGAAAAAAATCAAAGACGAAAAGATATTCATAAAAAACCTGAGAATCAAGGATGTTGCGGAAGGCCACCACCTTTTGACGCTCAAGGTTTTGGTCGACAATAAAGTCAGGACCTCGGATGTATATTATACCGTCTCCACCCTTAAGGAAATAGCGCGGGTAGAAATCGAAAATGCGTAATGTATAGTAATAAAAAAAGGGAGTCGAAATCAACAGATTTCGACCCCTTTTTATATATCCAGGTAACAACCACACCGTTCAGCTTTATAACTATGAAAATGGTGTTTCAATTTCGGGAAACGGCCTTTAAAATCAAGAAAAACTGCAACACATTTGTTAGTCTCTCAAAAAAATCGGGGTGCAGTTCACTTTGTGGTGATCCCCCCGTTAGCCATCATGGAAGATTCACTCCTTTTTTATTAGCCGCTATCGTACTCTTCCTATTTACTTCGCACCCTGATTTGCTGTGATTTCCACTATCGGCTCAAATAGGCCTTTTCCTTCGTTCTTGTTTAAGCAATATGGCCAGGTGCTTTGCTTTTCTTTGATTGTGGATAAGCCCCCTGCAGTATTCCTTGAGTTAACCAGGATCCGAAAAGACCTGCACCTGCATAATCCTCATAAACCGCCGTGAAAGGGCTAACATTATGATACAATTGCAATTGCATCGCAGTTATAATCAAAAATCTCTTTAGGTAAGGAGCGATGAAAGTGAAAAAAGCGAATCTCTGTTTTATTGGTGCTGGATTTCATGCATCTACTAATATTTATCCTTCCGCTATCGAAGCAGGTGCAGCCATACAGGCTGTCGCCACAAGGAATATTGAGCGCTCTAAAGCTGCCCTTCAGCGTTTCGGAAGCGAAGGGACACCCTATGAAGACTATAAAAAAATGCTGCAATCCGAAGAGTGTGACGGTGTTGTTGTAGTCGCTCAGCCAGAAGATCAACCTTCTCTCGTGATGGATTGTATCAAGGCTGGAAAGAATGTATTTGTGGATAAACCTCTAGGAATGAGTGCTGACGAAGCTGCCGAAATTGCAGATGCTGCTGATGAAGCTGGAGTGACGGTAATGGTAGGGTTTATGAAACGTTTTGCTCCTTGTTATACTAAGTTAAAAGAAATTATCGAAAATGGCAGTCTAGGAAATGCCCGTTCGTTTCAAGCAAGGTTTGCAGCAGACAGCACCCCATTTTGCAAAGATGATGAACAGTTCATTAAGTTTGCTGCCATACATATCGTTGATTTAGTACGCCACCTATTCGGAGAAGCTATATACGTATCAGGTTTTAAGAATAGTGATAATGAGTTCATTTCTCAAACCATCTCACTAAAGTTTGAAAATGGTGTTGTCGGCAGCCTTTACTTTACTGGAATGACCGCTTGGTCTCGCGAAAGTGAAAATATTCTTGTTACATTCGATAATGGATTTGCTTTTGCAGATGAAGTGAATTCACTTACTATCCATAAATCACAAACATTCAGTGATTTGCCATGGAAGTCTCTTGAAGAGGCTGACACTGTATTTACTCCATCTGCATCCCCTATGTCTGGAACTTACAGGGATCTTTATTTACGTGGCTTCGTTGGAGAAATGATTCATTTTATAGACTGTTGCAAAAATAAAAGAAAACCCACTTCCAATGGAACTGACAACGTTCATACAATGTCTCTTTGCGACCGTATTTTGTCTGAGTTAATCTAAGCATTCTACAGCCATTTCCTTAGATATATACAAATCCTAGAGGAATATTCTAAATTGAGAAGTTACATATCATACGTTTTAGCTTTAGGCGCGCGGTACGTGAGCCTTCCTGGCGCTTGCGCCTGCAGGGTCTCACGTGGACGTGCATTTCCTAAACGAGAAGTTAATTGGTAAACAAGACCGACCTGCCGCCATATTTTTCATAATAAAGCCTCCTTACCTTGTTTCTATCAATATAAGGATAAGTAACGGGCCAACGTTGGCATCGACTCTATTCATTTCAACGTATTCCATTTGAACCGTTTACCTGCCCTCAAACATTTTTTTAAAAAAACTTTCATTCTTATATTGACTTTTCCTGAAAATCCGCTAAAATAATTATTGTACCTTAACCCGGGGCATTAGCTCAGCTGGGAGAGCGCTACGCTGGCAGCGTAGAGGTCAGCGGTTCGATCCCGCTATGCTCCATACTTAAAAAACCCTTGATATTCAAGGGTTTTTTTCTGTTCATTTACCACTGAGTACCCGAAAAAAGTCGCTGCGGGAACGTGAAGCGATGCCAGTAACTCTTAGAATCAAGTAGAAAGCGACTGGAGTCAAATGGCGTTACCTCTTTCTCTCATTTTCCATAATCGTAATCCCTTATCGATAATAACATTACAATAAGAATGATAGCTCAAGATTATATGAGCTTAATGATTATGAGCAAATTCAACTTTAAAAAGTTTATCTACCCAGACTCTAGCTGGATAATGCATGACGAATTCCGGGTCACTATCCATTAATTTATTATAGGCGGTATTCTGTAGGCGATCCCCTGCTTCCCTCTCCGAA
Coding sequences within:
- a CDS encoding MgtC/SapB family protein; this translates as MEWTFDPQSELQILIKLGISALLGLIIGLEREMKRKPVGLKTSLVISIVSCLLTIVSMESAYKFPGSDHVNITMDPLRLAAQIVSGVGFIGAGVILRRDNNSISGLTTAAIIWGAAGIGIAVGAGFFLEAIAGVILLIISVELVPAIVTWLGPMKLRQKEIFLQLVVQNKEDIAVVLKKIKDEKIFIKNLRIKDVAEGHHLLTLKVLVDNKVRTSDVYYTVSTLKEIARVEIENA
- a CDS encoding Gfo/Idh/MocA family oxidoreductase, which encodes MKKANLCFIGAGFHASTNIYPSAIEAGAAIQAVATRNIERSKAALQRFGSEGTPYEDYKKMLQSEECDGVVVVAQPEDQPSLVMDCIKAGKNVFVDKPLGMSADEAAEIADAADEAGVTVMVGFMKRFAPCYTKLKEIIENGSLGNARSFQARFAADSTPFCKDDEQFIKFAAIHIVDLVRHLFGEAIYVSGFKNSDNEFISQTISLKFENGVVGSLYFTGMTAWSRESENILVTFDNGFAFADEVNSLTIHKSQTFSDLPWKSLEEADTVFTPSASPMSGTYRDLYLRGFVGEMIHFIDCCKNKRKPTSNGTDNVHTMSLCDRILSELI